The stretch of DNA TgaattacaggctcagtccctgccctgtcatgcttgatcatccttaagcacactatgatttagtttatatagtactgtatatttagtatttacagtagtattttagtatcatgATTATctttctactgtctctattgtacagtggagtttttttatatgtatattactctttctgctgtaagtgcatgttgtgtgtgatgtctgtatgctactgagaccttgaatttcttcgggatcaataaagtatctatctatctatctatctatctatctatctatctatctatccaggggcggagtgggtcactaaaatccaccgggaaaattctgacTGGCAAAAGACAAATTATTGACAAAGTGTAGGTTTAAAGCTTTTGTGGGTTTTCTATTAATAAACAGAAGCTGAAATATAACATTTGTATACATTTGGGGAAAGGAACTATGtgcaaaaaaacagaaaagtgcaatgtgatacacaaagtaggtggtgcatagacatgAAAAaaagatatagtgcagtgtagacagtagtacaATACAGTcgttttcagaaggtggtttaaagtagtataaattaaatataagtatgtgcagtgtatgaacaatgtatgaacaacagaatatattacagatATAAATTTAGAAAAGGTATAGAAGTATAGACAATGccaacctaataacacaggtaaATAAATAACTGGGAAACCAAGCACGTAAGTGTCCTTACCTGAGGGGCACAGAGTAAGTGTCCTTACCTGAGGGGCAAAGAGAGTAGTGTCCTTACCTCAGGGGCACAGAGTAAGTGTCCTTTCCTCAGGGGCACAGCAAGTAGTATCCTTCTCTCAGAGGCACAGAGAGCAGTGTCTTTACCTCAGGGGCACAGGGTAAGTGTCCTTTCCTGAGAGGCACAGAGTAAGTGTCCTTTCCTGAGAGGCACAGAGTAAGTGTCCTTTCCTGAGAGGCACAGAGAATAGTGTCCTTACCTGAGGGGCACAGAGAATAGTGTCCTTCTGTCAGGGGCACAGAGAGTGTTGTCTTCACATCAGGGGCACAGAGTGTAGTGTCTTTACCTCAGGGGCACAGAGAGTAGAGTGCTTTCCTGAGGGGCACAGAGAGTAGTTTCCTTCTCTCAGGGGCACAGAGTAAGTGTCCTTTCCTGAGGGGCACAGAGAGTAGTCCTCCTTCTTAGACGGAGGTTGGAAGTAGGAGTTTTGGCCTGAAAAACATAAGCAGGGAAAAGGGTGGAGTGCCTTTCATTTTTACTACAGTATTTCATAAAATAATTGGTTCCTAAAATCCTAAATGTCCTACCTTAAAACATGAGCTGTCGTCTCAGAAGGTCACTGGTCTCTGCAACCTTGTTGATCACCCCATCAGTGTCCAAGGACATCAGAATGTTTTTCTCTGTTGCCATTAGCATAAATGCTTCCAAGTGCTCTTGGGCGATAGTGCTCCTTAGTTCTTCACTAATTTAATGGTAGAAAAACTTCTCTCACAGGCCACTTGAGTAGTGGATAATGTCAAAAGAAATTTGTAGGCCAGGCCAATTACATGGTATGAATTTGTCAGTAAATTGTATTGTGCCAAGATAAGGTAAACACAGAGGGCACAATTCTTACACATACAACAGTTAACATTAACCAATTCTGGCCCTTCCACATCGCATGGTTCTTCATCGCCATCCTCTGTGCCTTCAGGTGAATCATCTTCTCCTGAGGTCCGCACCTTGTACTCCTCTAGGGGGGACAGCTTTAATCTTTCCCACTGTGTGGCTAGGCTTGCCAGCTCAGCCTGTAAGGTACCAGTAGTGGCTCTGGCATCAAATTTCATTAAGCAATTGCTGAGGTTTTGCATTGCAGATCCTGGAAGTCCCTTATCCCTTACCTCAGGGAAGTTTTTTGGATCAAGGCAGGCAAAATCTGAGCAAAGCTTTCCACTCACAGCAAAGCGCTCATGAATACTTTGAGTGACAGTGTCTAGGGTTTCCCGCAGGAAATGTGTTAGTCAAGGTGGTAGGTCGTTGGTCCCGGGGGGGTCTGGTATCGGTTGCCATccgagcggggggggggggggggggtgtgtgtgtgtgttcttgtatcGGTTGCCGTtggtgggggggtgtgggtattggcgtcttgtttgtgcgatacactacagacaattatttattaaacactatatataaataaataaccagcttctcaaaataacagttaacaaagaacaaagtaacaagaccaaacaaactatacaacagtatacaaatatttcaaaatatttgtgtaatttgtgcaattttaacaaagactattacaaactatagaacaagtgcaaaagaaagtgcaaaacaacaaaatgtgcaaatgtgatcagtcactacttatggcagagctgacaactagcattgttacaagccatcctccttggctttaaaacgatcatttcaagggccctttggtaattgcactgttttactattggaccattaatgcttatcttaatgcaggctgtcagactgttgacctgcagcctgttccgcaagtctgtcctgatctatacaccgagagtgaatgaagtttagatcattttatagttttgtgtaatatgGATGGAAATTGACTGTcacgttttgtttttttttgacgacgtagttaaggcggcaggcttgttttgccgccttgactgcaaagtgctgcgggaaaccctggtGTCCATAATGACATTATGAATGGTCACCTCAAAGTCCCTCTCAGCTGCTGTTAAGTGCTCATCTTCTGCCAGCTCTCCTGGCATGatcttctttttcttcaccCGTTTTACAGGTAGTGctacctccacctccatctcacAGTCCTCCTTCTCCAGCAGCTCACCATTAGCCCACTCCACAAACTGATCTGCAGCTTTTTTAACACTACAGAAGTCTCGCACACACTTCTTTAGCTTGTCTTCTGTTCCCACTACCAGGCGGTGTGCGGTCAGGAGATCCATTCCGGATGTCTGGAGGTATTTGGACAGGGGTGACGTGCGCTCAAAAATCCGCAGGAAGATTTGGGCTGTGAGAATTGTCTCATATTTTAAGAGACCCTCAATGAATCCTTTGGCCTTGGCTCTAGCAGTAGTCTTCATGGTTGTGTCTAGTTGAACTGCTATTAGAGTCAAGACTAGATCCACAAACATGGCACTGTCAGGCCTTCCAAAACAGCCGAACACCTTTGTAAGAGCAGCATCTTTTGCCCACCACCGTGTCTGTCCTATAGGAGAGAGTCGTCTGTGTCTcttctctttgtttgtttcttccCACTTCTTCATACGTTTGTACGAATCCCTTATAAAAACGGCAACGTCGCTCAGGAGAGTGAAAAGCGATGCACTCTGAATTACACTGCCTGTTGTGTCTGCTAATACTAGGTTAAGGACATGTGCATAGCACCAGACATGGATTTGGTTGGGGGCCTCAACTGCCCTGCATATTGGCTGCCCCATCTGTAGTACTCCCTACACAACATGAGATATCAAGATTAAGTCTTGTCAGTGTGTTTTTCAGGAGATCCAAGAAAATACTGCCCAGTAGAAGCCTCACAATCGACCAGAGCGACCAACTTCTCATGGACCACATCTGAGACATACCTGAGAATCACAGAGCACTGGTCTTTGGTTGTGATGTCTTGAGTAGTGTCAATCTGGACAGAAAACATTTTAGCTTCTCTGACCTCACTGGCAATTGTCTCCCTTATCAGCTCACTGATCACTTTGATAACCTTGTTGACTGTATCTTTTGAAAGCAGAGTGACCAATGAACCTCTGCCTCTTGCCCCAGCTCCATgctgttttttacttttttccgATACATTCAGTCaaatgttgttgcaggcagAGGGGTCATACATACTCAGGAGCATGATCATTTCAAGGAAGTTACCATGGTCTACACTTCGGTCTTCCAAAGTGTAGGCAGCTTCAAATTCTGAGCCCCGGTAGCTTAGACCCCGTTTTCAAATTACTTTGACAACACTGACCACACGATCCATCAGCTGCCGTTTTCTTCTGACTTGCTCTTGATGAAGGGAGAGCTAGTTTCCCCTTAATCTACTCTCAATGTCCCCTTGATGTGCCCTCAAGAAGTAAGCCTCTGCGCAATCTCGATGGATATGACTTCTTTCATGCTCCTCGATTCTTTGATGTACATGCTTCCACGAATGCATGCCTCCCCTAACAAAAGCGCCGTCAAAAGCAGAGGGCTttgaaaatgccaaacaaactgtGCAGAAGAGAGCATGGCTTTCTTCACAGTAAGTCAACCACTTGCGGTTGATCCCATCCCTACTATGAAAAATATTAGGCAAGGTTCTTCTTGGGGTTTGTTGGGGGTGATATTGAAAAAATAAAGACAGATCTTTAGACTTGGGACGGGCAAAATAATTGAAGATTTGAATCTCATCTTCAGCTGGTCCAGCCTCACTACTTTGATCCTCCTCAGCTGGTGCAGCCTCTATACTCTCAATTTCCACCTCAGTTGGTCCAACTTCTACACTTTCAGTTTCCTTCTCAGCTGGCCCAGCCTCTGTACTCTCCtcatctgtttctgtttctatcCTGGACCCTGAGGCTTCACTCTCCCTTGCACTAACCGACAAAGCATCCTTCTCCATGTCTGGTTAAGATGACATAAAATAAATAGCTATTATCAACAGTATTACCACTACATGGTTAAATGCAACACAATTACATAAATTATGTATAAAAATGAGTTGCATATGAATAATCCACACTTATGTTACACTAAGACAGTCTGTCTGTTAGTGCATTCAAATATTTTCCATCATGACAAAGAAAGATCAGATAGGACATGTCCATGTATATGCACATCAATTGATGTAGACGTGATATAAAAATGACCGAGACCTATCCAATCTTGCCCCACATCATGCACAATAAAGTTCTCTATTGTACCAAGGCAAATCAGGTAAATaacttcaatttcaatttaaggGAAAGCTATAttacaccacctaaaccatacAATTTCGAAAATCATATGTCTTTTAAATGTGATTAAACATGCATTGCCAAAATCTAATCAAGCAAGAAAAAGTACAACTTCATTAGATTGTAAATTCGATGTTGACCTTATTCTCTGTATTGCACTGGCTACACAatgcattaggctacattataACAGAGTGACTACACTGTACATCGCAAAAGAAATCTCCACGATCATTCTGTGCAGTGCATTTAACCAAATCAGTATGTGAAACAGTCTCACTCACCAGGCTATACCACAATCGACATCCACATAATGACACAAACACCTCAATTTGGATAGAACAGGTTAAATGCATTTTGGAAAATTATTTACTATGAGTCTACTAGGTGAACCCTGCTCGCTTGCATCTGCTAACATTAATTAACTTCTGCTAGTGAAGGCTATTGGTCAAACAGCTAGCCTAATTCATTACTTATTTTGACTTTTAGCTAGCAGTAGCACCTAGAACTGAACATTACTAGCCGCTGACAAAAATTTCAATTCAAGAGCCACTCAAGGATTTATTAATTGGCAAAGTCATTAATTCGTCTGAAATATACCAGCTTGAGTGGCCCACTAAGTCATTACCATACCAACATTTgactagcttgtgctagttCACGTCTAGCAATAAATTCAAATTAACCTGCAGCACTCGTTGACGCCTGATTTCGGAATAAATCCGTAATTTTTGAGCACTTTGATGCATCCTCCTCCAGCATCCGCTTCTTCTTAATTCTGGCCTTTTCGacccctcctttctttctcttgcctTCCATGGTTAAAACGTTAAAATGTTAGCAAACCACGTCCTCAAACTCGAACTTGCTCGCTTTCTATCTGTCTGAGATAACATAGATGATGTCATTATCTTTGTAGGTTCATTCCATTAGCACCGAGGGCGCGCTCATTTATCTCgctacatttctgtaaatagacttgacctgcaatcgCATTCCCCATTCCCAagaggctttgctccattctagttcatttaagaacaaacaaacaaatgcaagaacaaataaacaaattaaattgttgttgttttttttatttgtgaccaTGAATGTTCTGTAACGCCTGAATAAGAAGAATTGATATTTAAGAATTAAGATTACACAAAAATCAGTAGATTgatgggagagatgagtgtgcaggATAAGCTACCATGACTAAGATATAGAGAGTGGGGAACTGATATAAATGTTGGTTGGACTATCTTCAGTAactaataaatataaatataatataaattgtCAATGCTTTGACTGAGCGCAAGGGCTGGTCGCGTTCGCCTCAGGGCCGCTCTGAATAATTTGGGGCCGCggccggcccaccgggaaaagtCCTGATAGTCCCGATGGCCACTCCGCGcctgtatctatctattaatTTAAATCGCTTACCGGTGTACACAAGAAATGAAACACACTTGATTTTAAAATGTTCCAAATTGTGTGCTTTTTATTTTAAGAGCAATAACACCAGAATAtcaagtagcctacatcaaGCATGTGCAAATGTAATCTGGGGTTTGGGGCTAACAAGGGTGGATTGTTTcagagtctctctctatctctgagtCCTTGTTCCCTATTCTCTTGGCTCGTACTTCATAATGAAGTTAAAAAACTTCAGAGCTGTATTTGCAGAAGTTGATTTGTATTTCTGATTAGAGAGAGGTCAGAGAGTTCCTTGCTACTGACATAAATAAGCCGAGAGTGAAGCGGAATTAGCTAGTAATTACGTTACGTTGTTACAGTGTAGttcagcggtccccaaccaccgggccatGGCccggacattcctaaccgggccgtagcctatgacatgagtttaaaaaacgcaagctaaattaaatttaatttgcaataatgtcatgtttttacatgacataggcctatatgcagttgtttgattgcacgcatgtttgcattttgcaaggtctattttcttacgtctgtctgtcccgccttcaacacttttacatattgccttcagcgctgcgcagcctcaggtcagctcacttcaccttcttagcgaacggtagtgtcacacgaagttagctaaactgctagaatgagcaacaaaaaacaagcatctttagcaggtcactggccagagtgtttgagttgcgagagccatgtgccatgttaacctgtggagactgaaggcctgtgggtcatgaagggcacttatttggatgtgtggtgcccTAACCCACGTAAAGACACAGTAAAATAGCATGTTACACTATAGAAACATGATATAATTGGGAACACATATTGTTCTAACTATAAAAATggcatattgcatgatatttccataaccgcgagatacacgCTTCAAGATAACGGCaagaagttgttaacagacgttcaccaagatgtatagcccatcagcaatctattaaaaataacacctatttgaagtaccattcatgatatgttgtcaaatattgaagttgtgggaagtacatagcttaaatggtatgtttctttcgtcccccatgcctgttccattcattctggccaggagagtcgaatgaaacaaaacgcacattcgacttctgcttaaatagctcatgaacggttttgttcagaggtgaaattccaactgtatttgacagaggacagatgtaggttgctagtgacaaaatattagcttccagtgtggtacgatgtatttgtaaattacattttattGAAAAGTCCCGGTTCTCCCCCTATGTAATAGACGTGCAGGGTGCTAAAGCTCGTCAggcatagcaacagtaactaaggagggcgggatttagcgaagggtgaattgtgtagtacagactacaatgaactaccacaccagtttccagccttctaccactattagaacagacgttatgggcttccaaaaatggcaaaagataaaatgtgaaattccaatgtgtcaattacggccgtggcacccgaaattcaaatggacgccacgggcaaaccgtttgagatattgacctgaaacttcagattcccttgtttggtaacataaggcatatttTCACCGCTTTTCACCAAAATCTGAGAGGTACCATGTACATGATACCCCGATTTTGGCTGTTTTCACTTGGAATGACCCATTGGTTATCTATCATTGCagcatttgcacatttttatttgtttttgagcAAGTTGGATTTAAGCAGTTATATGACTAaaacatattttaatttaaagCTATGCGATTTTCCACGTTTTCGCTTTTTTAAGTTAATGTTACAACTGGTTGCTTACAGAAAACACGCTTCAAAAGGTGGAAGATCGTTGCATTCTGTCTCTTGAATGATGTCCCTGATGAACTGTGTGTAGCTGAGGACGTGTGTGTAGACTCCAGGTAATCCCACACGAGCACAGCCCTGCCCAAAGCTGACAATGCCGACTTGCAcaaacctcctctcctctcctgctagGACACACACTAGGGGCGCACCAGAgtcactctgcacacacacatacacacacacacacacacactaataaacacacacgtaTGTTCTGCAACACACCTACTTCTCCTAGCAAGATGGTGGTGACTAGAAGATGTATCCAGGTCACGCACTGACTGTCCTTTTCATACCCTTTCTGAACACTTACAAACTCATGTACAAACACTTTGGTTTGTCTGCAGGGACCCTCTACAGCATCACAGAAATGTAATGGTGTTTTGAGCCTTGTCAGTGCCTTACAGTGTTGATTTACTTTGATGTAGTGAATGCCCCCAAGGTTATCACTATCTCATGGCAAATGCCCCCAAGGTTATCACTATATGCTATTTCCCTGTTCCAGCTCTGGTTCAGTGATTtaaaagtgacacacacacacacacaggcacacacacacacacacacacacaggcacacacacacacacacacaggcacacacacacacacacacacacacacaggcacacacacacacacaggcacacacacacacaggcacacacacacacaggcacacacacacacacacctcacacacaggcacacacacacacacacacacacacaggcaaccacacacacacacacacacagaggcacacacacacacacacacacacaggcacacacacacacacacacaggcacacacacacacacacacacctcacacaggcacacacacaggcacacacacacgggcacacacacacacacacacacaggcacacacacacacacacacacacaggcacacacacacaggcacacacacacacactgacctgacaGGAGTCTTTTCCTCCCCTTGGGTCACCGGCGCACAGCATGCGGTCAGTCGTCTCGGGGTAGATCCGACGACATGTGGCATCATCAACCAGAGACACCTGCACCTCCTGGAGAGTCTGCTTCCCACCCAGCGGTGctgatagatggagagagagagtgaagaggaggaggaagaagaggaggaggaggaggaggacaggtgacatgacacacacacagcagccgtggggcactggttagcactctggacttgtaaccggagggttgccggttcgagccccgaccagtaggcacggctgaagtgcccttgagcaaggcacctaacccctcactgctccccgagcgccgccgttgtagcaggcagctcactgcgccgggattagtgtgtgcttcacctcactgtgtgctgtttgtgtttcactaattcaccgattgggttaaatgcagagaccaaatttccctcacaggatcaaaaaagtatatatacttatacttatacacataATGAACATGCTGCTCACTCCAGAGGGACACAGATCTGATAACCATCTGCACAcgtagacacatgcacacacacacacatgcacacacacacacacacatacaggcactcacatgcagacacacaaatgcagccacacacacacacacgcacgacgcacataaatgtacacaaatacaggcactcacatgtagacacacaaatgcagccacacacacacacacacttactgcccTCAGCTACATCACCCCATCCAGTGACCCAGCACTCAGTGTCGGGGCTGAAGACATCTCGGGGGCTGGGCAGTATCACAGGCTTCACTGTGTCAGAGAAGGACACGGCCTCCTGCAGCTGCACCAGGGCGATGTCGTTGTACAACGAATGGTTTGTTTCATCCCATCTGTAATCTGAGTGCTGCACCACCCGCTTCAGCTTCACCAGCCTTCCAGAAGGTTCCCTCAGGCTCAGCTCCCCGACCCAAGCAAACCAACGCTCCAGGTCAATAAATTCCCTGAGAGTGGCATTGGACAGACACGAATCACAGGTTTACTTTGTTTATACGGTTAATGGATTGGGCAGATACTACAGGAGAGGGGACAGGAAGGACACAAATAGGAGACAGAACAaataaaggacacacacacaccaaaacacacatacgcagacactaCGGCCTTGATTGTGAACCCTATAACTGTCGGAGACTGCGTGTCGGCAATACTGCTGGAGATAGGGCTCGACGTATGGTTACGGATAACCTGCTGCAAAAATGCGACATTGTATGTCTGCAAGAATCTTTCTTATCTAAGCAGGATCTAGGAAA from Alosa sapidissima isolate fAloSap1 chromosome 24, fAloSap1.pri, whole genome shotgun sequence encodes:
- the LOC121700763 gene encoding serine protease 27-like, coding for MNLQTLLYVMVLLCKLTGCLSIVGGRDAHRGAWPWMVHLGMHSKHDKTICGGSLVSDQWVLSASSCLKEFIDLERWFAWVGELSLREPSGRLVKLKRVVQHSDYRWDETNHSLYNDIALVQLQEAVSFSDTVKPVILPSPRDVFSPDTECWVTGWGDVAEGTPLGGKQTLQEVQVSLVDDATCRRIYPETTDRMLCAGDPRGGKDSCQSDSGAPLVCVLAGEERRFVQVGIVSFGQGCARVGLPGVYTHVLSYTQFIRDIIQETECNDLPPFEACFL